Proteins from one Anopheles nili chromosome 2, idAnoNiliSN_F5_01, whole genome shotgun sequence genomic window:
- the LOC128719996 gene encoding putative odorant receptor 83c, giving the protein MEALQQFQQYERFLRSICKVLGFDVLSRDWRKTFRTYLSIFLISLYCFCMMYSIVIAVDTFELLKSLAFLGFFFQCSIKVYYTIAKSHMYSTSFEGLQSAIYTDHLGGTEQQRAVITRIIRLVLILTRTTTVLYTSSLFIFSLYPAYMYFVVDVKVTIFPLYVPGIDIYSAYGYGITNSMHMVFAVYGLLGAVTSDTAFMMYVLHIVTYAELFEIECERFSQDLSDACQQWEPHLVEYGQFCRDRMRSLYGFHQNMIAYIERVTQCYEGICVVEVATCSFSIMFNLFLALTTDWYATYSFLVVSWFQLFIYSLLGTVMQTTIDRLNTEVTRLPWYMLPNDEQQRFWFMLTRSQMPGEITIRSVGPLNMETFTNIMQKIYSAFTMMYSFLDDLS; this is encoded by the exons ATGGAGGCGTTGCAGCAGTTCCAGCAGTACGAGCGGTTCTTGCGGTCAATCTGCAAGGTGCTCGGTTTCGACGTCCTGAGCCGCGATTGGAGGAAAACCTTCCGCACGTACCTGTCCATCTTCCTGATCAGCCTGTACTGCTTCTGCATGATGTACTCCATCGTGATCGCGGTGGACACGTTCGAGCTGCTCAAGTCGCTCGCGTTTTTGGGCTTCTTTTTCCAGTGCTCGATCAAGGTGTACTATACGATAGCGAAGTCGCACATGTACAGCACCAGCTTCGAGGGGCTGCAGAGTGCGATCTACACCGACCATCTGGGAGGGACCGAGCAACAGCGAGCGGTCATCACTCGTATCATTCGGCTGGTGCTGATCCTCAccaggacgacgacggtgcTGTACACGAGCTCGCTgttcattttctcgctctaCCCGGCCTACATGTACTTTGTGGTGGACGTCAAGGTGACGATCTTCCCGCTGTATGTGCCAGGCATCGACATCTACTCGGCGTATGGGTATGGCATCACAAACTCGATGCACATGGTGTTTGCCGTGTATGGGCTACTCGGGGCGGTCACTTCCGATACCGCCTTTATGATGTACGTGCTGCACATCGTCACGTACGCTGAGCTGTTTGAGATTGAGTGCGAGCGTTTCAGTCAGGACCTGTCCGATGCCTGCCAGCAGTGGGAACCGCATCTAGTCGAGTACGGTCAGTTTTGTCGTGATCGGATGCGCTCGTTGTACGGTTTCCATCAAAACATGATCGCGTACATTGAGCGAGTCACCCAGTGCTACGAGGGCATCTGCGTCGTCGAGGTGGCCACGTGCAGCTTCTCGATCATGTTCAATCTATTTTTGGCGCTCACG ACCGACTGGTACGCGACGTACAGCTTTTTGGTCGTCTCCTGGTTCCAGCTGTTTATCTACTCGCTGCTTGGAACCGTCATGCAGACAACG ATTGATCGGCTCAACACGGAAGTAACACGGTTACCCTGGTACATGTTGCCGAACGACGagcagcagcgattttggttCATGCTTACCCGCAGCCAGATGCCAGGCGAGATAACCATCCGCAGTGTTGGACCACTCAATATGGAGACGTTCACCAACATCATGCAGAAGATCTACTCCGCCTTCACGATGATGTACAGCTTTCTGGACGATCTCAGCTAG
- the LOC128730358 gene encoding general odorant-binding protein 83a-like, translating into MKLLVFLSATLACFAMAMADVTPRRDAEYPPPEILEALKPLHDICVGKTGVTDEAIKKFSDEEIHEDEKLKCYMNCIFHEAKVVDDNGEVHLEKLHDMLPDSMHDIALHMGKRCLYPEGETLCDKAFWLHKCWKQADPKHYFLV; encoded by the exons ATGAAGTTGCTAGTGTTTTTGAGCGCCACCCTGGCGTGTTTCGCGATGGCAATGGCGGATGTAACACCTCGTCGGGATGCCGAATACCCGCCGCCAGAGATACTGGAAGCGCTAAAGCCTCTGCATGACATCTGCGTTGGCAAGACGGGCGTGACGGATG AGGCCATCAAGAAGTTCAGCGATGAGGAAATCCACGAGGACGAGAAGCTCAAGTGCTACATGAACTGCATCTTCCACGAGGCAAAGGTGGTCGACGACAACGGTGAGGTGCATCTGGAAAAGCTGCACGACATGTTGCCCGACTCGATGCACGATATCGCGCTTCACATGGGCAAACGGTGCCTCTACCCTGAGGGTGAAACTCTCTGCGACAAGGCGTTCTGGTTGCACAAGTGCTGGAAGCAGGCTGACCCTAAG caCTACTTCCTGGTGTAG